TAATGACATGTTCCCAGCCTTGCAGAATCTGGAAGCCAAAGGCGGCGACCAACGCGCCTATGTGATTCGTTCAGTATTTGAAGACGCCTACAACTACATGAAATCCGGCCAGTTAATCCGGCAGGTAATCAACAAGATCCAGGAAGGCGTGGACTTTAACAAAGCACAGGAGCGCCACCTGTTCGGCGATATGTACGAGCAACTGCTACGCGATTTGCAGGCAGCTGGTAACGCAGGAGAGTTTTACACCCCGCGTGCAGTAACCGAGTTCATGGTGCGCATGGTCAACCCGCGCCTCGGTGAAAAAGTCATGGACCCCGCCTGCGGTACGGGCGGCTTCCTGTCCTGCTCGATTGAACACATCCGCAAACAGGATGTGAAAACAGTAGACGATGAAGCGCAATTACAGGCCAGCATTTTCGGTATCGAGAAAAAGCCGATGCCGCATTTACTCTGCACCACCAACATGATCCTGCATGGCATAGATGTACCTAGCAATATCCGCCACGACAACACCTTGGCACGCCCGCTGATCAGTTGGGGGCCGAAAGAGCGTGTGGATGTGGTTGTCACCAACCCGCCTTTCGGTGGCATGGAAGAAGATGGCATTGAAACTAACTTCCCTGCAACATTCCGCACGCGTGAAACCGCCGATCTGTTTCTGGTACTGATCATGCAGTTGCTCAAAGCCGGTGGCCGCGCCGCGCTGGTTTTGCCGGATGGTTTTCTGTTTGGCGAAGGTATCAAAACCCGCATCAAGGAAAAGCTACTGGAAGAATGCAACCTGCACACCATCGTGCGCCTGCCCAATAGCGTGTTTGCCCCTTACACCAGTATTAAGACCAACCTGTTGTTCTTCACTAAAGGCTCACCCACCCA
This region of Sulfurirhabdus autotrophica genomic DNA includes:
- a CDS encoding type I restriction-modification system subunit M, producing MSISSTIKSIQDIMRKDVGVDGDAQRLSQLVWMLFLKIFDDRETEWELLQDNYKSPLPEQYRWRNWAANAEGMTGEELKQFLDNDMFPALQNLEAKGGDQRAYVIRSVFEDAYNYMKSGQLIRQVINKIQEGVDFNKAQERHLFGDMYEQLLRDLQAAGNAGEFYTPRAVTEFMVRMVNPRLGEKVMDPACGTGGFLSCSIEHIRKQDVKTVDDEAQLQASIFGIEKKPMPHLLCTTNMILHGIDVPSNIRHDNTLARPLISWGPKERVDVVVTNPPFGGMEEDGIETNFPATFRTRETADLFLVLIMQLLKAGGRAALVLPDGFLFGEGIKTRIKEKLLEECNLHTIVRLPNSVFAPYTSIKTNLLFFTKGSPTQHIWFYDHQLPSGVKAYNKTKPLKVEEFEPLEKWWGKEKDGFKQRVENEYAWKVSLEEIKARNYNLDCKNPHIDEQEIHDPDVLLAQYNAMQNDISGLLGQLRDILGEALQRGAKA